A part of Myxococcus landrumus genomic DNA contains:
- a CDS encoding caspase family protein: protein MSPPLLSFWRAVAAILVLMASGARAEGLRRFALIVGNDEGGDDTRPLRFARDDARKMHGLLARLGGVAPGDAKLLLNESSKDFLAALTDLEARAKEARARGERTALLVYYSGHAKDGTLRLGNSRVGFEDLKKRLSETSADIRIAILDSCRSGALTRTKGARKAPAFQIESGAERDSRGLVILTSSSADEDSQESDALGGSYFSHHLASGLLGDADRSGDGRVTLFEAYSHAYARTVADTAASSGGAQHPTFSYDLAGNGDLVLTDLRAAGDGLVVPGLAPSGTYYFVDSAGMVVAELDKAPDLERRVALAPGTYRVKRRLSDRLRIGEVEVARGRQVVLEEARLRDAPFSDDPVKGVASVEGAWWTVGLSGGVQSFFDAPTRESLFLSVGLLGAEAQLHDYFRRDWVWGVDVALGGKQALLALPTLSGPAYKYSVMSLGTTLKSEWPRGSIAPFVGVRMAYLVMRRDFADAAYPDQKYAMFSPGLETGLRWQPLRRLHVTGRARLHYLLYTVDEQRSLGFWELGALVTYQP, encoded by the coding sequence ATGAGCCCTCCCCTGCTCTCGTTCTGGCGCGCGGTGGCCGCCATCCTGGTGCTCATGGCCTCGGGCGCGAGGGCGGAGGGCCTGCGCCGCTTCGCGCTCATCGTCGGCAATGACGAAGGAGGCGACGACACACGGCCCCTGCGCTTCGCGCGGGATGATGCGAGGAAGATGCACGGGCTGCTCGCGCGGCTGGGAGGCGTGGCTCCCGGCGATGCGAAGCTCTTGCTCAACGAGTCCTCGAAGGACTTCCTCGCCGCGCTGACGGACCTGGAAGCGCGCGCGAAGGAGGCCCGCGCCCGGGGCGAGCGCACCGCGCTGCTCGTCTACTATTCGGGCCACGCGAAGGACGGCACGCTGCGGCTCGGCAACTCCCGCGTGGGCTTCGAGGACCTCAAGAAGCGTCTGTCGGAGACGTCCGCGGACATCCGCATCGCGATTCTCGACTCATGCCGCTCCGGCGCGCTGACACGCACCAAGGGCGCTCGCAAGGCGCCAGCCTTCCAAATCGAATCCGGCGCGGAGCGTGACTCCCGCGGCCTCGTCATTCTCACGTCGAGCTCGGCGGATGAGGACTCGCAGGAATCGGATGCGCTCGGTGGCAGCTACTTCTCCCATCACCTCGCCAGCGGGCTGCTCGGCGACGCGGACCGCAGCGGCGATGGTCGGGTGACGTTGTTCGAGGCGTACTCGCATGCGTACGCCCGCACGGTGGCGGACACCGCGGCGAGCAGCGGCGGCGCGCAGCATCCGACGTTCAGCTACGACCTTGCGGGCAACGGCGACCTGGTGCTGACGGACCTGCGCGCGGCGGGGGATGGCCTGGTGGTGCCGGGCCTTGCGCCGTCGGGTACGTACTACTTCGTGGACTCGGCGGGGATGGTGGTCGCGGAGCTGGACAAGGCGCCCGACCTGGAGCGCCGCGTGGCGCTGGCTCCTGGGACGTACCGCGTGAAGCGACGGCTCTCGGACCGGCTGCGCATCGGCGAAGTGGAGGTAGCGCGCGGCCGACAGGTGGTGCTGGAGGAGGCGCGGCTGAGGGATGCGCCCTTCTCCGACGACCCGGTGAAGGGCGTGGCCTCCGTGGAAGGTGCCTGGTGGACAGTGGGCCTCTCCGGCGGTGTGCAGTCCTTCTTCGATGCCCCCACGCGCGAGTCGCTGTTCCTGTCGGTGGGACTGTTGGGCGCGGAGGCGCAGCTCCACGACTACTTCCGCCGGGACTGGGTCTGGGGCGTGGACGTGGCGCTGGGTGGGAAGCAGGCGCTGCTCGCGCTGCCCACGTTGAGCGGGCCCGCCTACAAGTACTCGGTGATGAGCCTGGGCACGACGCTCAAGTCCGAGTGGCCGAGAGGAAGCATCGCGCCCTTCGTCGGCGTGCGCATGGCGTACCTCGTGATGCGGCGTGACTTCGCGGATGCGGCCTATCCCGACCAGAAGTACGCCATGTTCTCCCCAGGGTTGGAGACGGGCTTGCGCTGGCAGCCCCTGCGTCGCCTGCACGTGACGGGACGTGCCCGACTCCACTACCTGCTCTACACCGTGGATGAGCAACGCTCGCTGGGCTTCTGGGAGCTGGGCGCGCTCGTCACGTATCAGCCTTGA